A single window of Gossypium hirsutum isolate 1008001.06 chromosome A10, Gossypium_hirsutum_v2.1, whole genome shotgun sequence DNA harbors:
- the LOC107931804 gene encoding phosphoinositide phospholipase C 2, which produces MSKQSYRVCLCFRRRFKMAVAQAPEDVKNLFEMYSENGLMNVDGLHKFLVEYQKEDETTTDDAQKIIDGSKHLPKNGLHVEAFFRHLFSDTNSPQVSLGVHHDMNAPLSHYFIFTGHNSYLTGNQLNSDCSDVPIINALKRGVRVIELDIWRNSEKDDVHVLHGGTLTAPVTLLKCLSSIKEYAFVSSDFPVVITLEDHLTPDLQAKAANMITQTLGDILFTPGSEVFKEFPSPETLKKRIIISTKPPKDYTEAKEDKDKENDLKSDKADDEVATKKAEPHENKPKQKKAPEYKRLIAIHAGKPKGGLDECLEVDPEKVRRLSLSELELEKAAETHGKQIVRFTQRNMLRVYPKGIRVDSSNYNPMIAWLHGAQMVAFNMQGCDKHLWLMHGMFKANGQCGYVKKPDFLLNTNEIFDPEVKHSEKTILKVTVYLGEGWYYDFDHTHFDPYSPPDFYVKVGIAGVPADKQMTKSKIVEDSWVPSWNQEFEFHLTMPQLALLRIEVHEYDMSEKDDFAGQTCLPVSEIRSGIRAVPLMDKKGDKYNNVKLLMRFEFTNPS; this is translated from the exons ATGTCCAAACAATCTTATAGGGTTTGCCTCTGCTTTCGGAGGAGGTTTAAGATGGCGGTTGCACAAGCACCAGAAGATGTCAAAAACTTGTTTGAGATGTATTCTGAGAATGGGTTAATGAATGTTGATGGATTGCATAAGTTCTTAGTTGAGTATCAAAAAGAAGATGAGACTACAACAGATGATGCTCAAAAGATTATTGATGGTTCGAAACATTTGCCTAAAAACGGTTTACATGTTGAAGCATTTTTTAGGCACCTCTTTAGTGATACTAATTCCCCTCAAGTTTCTCTAGGG GTACACCATGATATGAATGCTCCTTTGTCTCATTATTTCATATTTACCGGTCACAATTCTTACCTTACCGGGAATCAACTCAACAGCGATTGCAGCGACGTCCCCATCATAAACGCACTTAAGAGAGGTGTGAGAGTGATAGAACTTGATATATGGCGGAATTCAGAAAAAGACGATGTTCATGTTCTTCATGGGGG GACTTTGACAGCTCCGGTGACGCTCCTCAAATGCTTGAGTTCTATTAAGGAGTACGCTTTCGTTTCCTCGGACTTTCCTGTCGTAATAACTCTAGAAGACCATCTCACTCCGGATCTTCAGGCTAAAGCTGCCAAT ATGATCACCCAAACGCTTGGAGACATCTTGTTTACTCCCGGCTCGGAAGTCTTTAAAGAATTCCCTTCTCCGGAGACATTAAAGAAACGCATAATCATATCTACGAAACCACCAAAGGATTACACAGAAGCCAAAGAAGATAAGGATAAAGAGAATGATTTGAAAAGCGATAAGGCCGACGATGAAGTGGCAACGAAAAAA GCCGAGCCGCACGAAAACAAGCCAAAGCAAAAAAAGGCACCGGAATATAAACGTTTAATCGCCATTCATGCTGGGAAACCAAAAGGTGGATTAGATGAGTGTCTAGAAGTGGACCCCGAAAAAGTGAGACGGCTTAGCTTGAGTGAACTAGAACTTGAAAAAGCTGCAGAAACTCATGGAAAACAAATAGTCAG GTTTACACAGAGGAACATGCTTAGGGTATACCCGAAGGGCATACGAGTTGATTCTTCCAATTACAACCCGATGATTGCGTGGTTGCACGGAGCTCAAATGGTCGCATTTAATATGCAGGGTTGTGATAAACATTTATGGTTGATGCACGGAATGTTTAAAGCCAACGGGCAATGCGGATACGTGAAAAAACCCGATTTCCTACTAAACACTAACGAAATCTTCGATCCCGAAGTTAAGCATTCAGAGAAAACGATTTTGAAA GTAACTGTCTATTTGGGTGAAGGATGGTATTATGATTTTGATCATACACATTTCGATCCGTATTCGCCTCCGGACTTCTACGTAAAG GTGGGGATTGCAGGGGTTCCAGCAGATAAACAGATGACGAAATCAAAGATAGTAGAAGATAGTTGGGTGCCTAGTTGGAACCAAGAATTTGAGTTCCATTTAACCATGCCTCAACTAGCTCTACTTCGGATCGAAGTCCACGAATACGACATGTCCGAAAAAGACGACTTTGCAGGCCAAACATGTTTACCGGTTTCCGAAATAAGAAGTGGGATCAGAGCAGTTCCGCTCATGGACAAAAAAGGCGACAAGTACAACAATGTAAAACTTCTAATGCGGTTCGAGTTCACCAATCCATCATAA
- the LOC107931852 gene encoding peptidyl-prolyl cis-trans isomerase CYP19-4 isoform X2, with protein sequence MLEFQSLSLVRFVNSFMGFDDDSEEITHKVYFDVQIDGKSAGRIVIGLFGKTVPKTAENFRALCTGEKGAGKSGKPLHYKGSTFHRIIPSFMIQGGDFTRGDGRGGESIYGERFADENFKLKHEGPGRLSMANAGPNTNGSQFFITTITTGWLDGHHVVFGKVIAGMDIVFKIEAQGRQSGVPKAKVVIVDSGEMPI encoded by the exons ATGCTGGAGTTCCAGAGCCTAAGCTTAGTCAGGTTTGTCAATTCATTTATG GGTTTTGATGATGATTCAGAGGAAATTACGCATAAAGTTTACTTTGATGTTCAGATTGATGGAAAATCTGCTG GTCGAATAGTCATAGGCCTATTCGGCAAAACCGTTCCTAAAACTGCAG AGAACTTCCGTGCCCTTTGTACAG GGGAGAAAGGAGCCGGAAAGAGTGGGAAACCTCTCCATTACAAAGGGAGCACGTTTCATAGAATTATCCCAAGCTTTATGATCCAAGGTGGCGACTTTACTCGTGGCGACGGGCGAGGTGGAGAGTCAATATACGGTGAAAGGTTTGCCGATGAGAATTTCAAGCTTAAGCATGAAGGACCTG GACGGCTTTCAATGGCCAATGCTGGACCAAACACCAATGGATCACAATTCTTCATCACAACCATAACAACCGGCTG GTTGGACGGTCATCATGTTGTATTCGGCAAGGTGATCGCCGGAATGGATATTGTCTTCAAGATTGAAGCTCAAGGAAGACAAAGTGGGGTACcaaaagctaaagttgtcatTGTAGATAGTGGCGAAATGCCTATATAA
- the LOC121208152 gene encoding probable phosphatase PSR2, whose amino-acid sequence SLKEFEGKPKISYVTVFERPGLQEFLNQLSEFAELVLFTAGLEGYARPLVDRIDAENRFSHRLYRPSTICTEFREHVKDLSCLSKNLCRTVIVDNNPFSFLLQPLNGIPCIPFSAGQPHDTQLLDVLLPLLKHLSLQKDVRPFLYDRFHMPEWFQV is encoded by the exons TCCTTGAAGGAATTCGAAGGCAAACCTAAGATCAGCTACGTTACAGTGTTCGAGCGCCCGGGATTGCAAGAATTCTTGAATCAACTAAGTGAATTTGCTGAACTTGTTCTATTCACTGCTGGCCTTGAAG GCTATGCTAGACCGCTTGTTGACAGAATTGATGCGGAAAATCGGTTTAGTCATCGACTTTATAGGCCTTCTACAATTTGTAC TGAGTTTCGGGAACATGTGAAAGACCTCTCCTGCTTATCGAAAAATTTATGCCGAACCGTTATCGTAGACAACAATCCCTTTAGTTTCTTGTTGCAGCCACTAAACGGGATCCCATGCATTCCATTTTCTGCGGGGCAACCACATGATACACAG CTTCTGGATGTCCTCCTTCCACTTCTCAAGCACCTTTCTCTACAGAAAGACGTGAGACCTTTTCTTTATGATCGGTTCCACATGCCTGAATGGTTTCAAGTTTga
- the LOC107931852 gene encoding peptidyl-prolyl cis-trans isomerase CYP19-4 isoform X1 — MATKTRLASVAVLWFLVLFGTLAIIQNRFSDAGVPEPKLSQGFDDDSEEITHKVYFDVQIDGKSAGRIVIGLFGKTVPKTAENFRALCTGEKGAGKSGKPLHYKGSTFHRIIPSFMIQGGDFTRGDGRGGESIYGERFADENFKLKHEGPGRLSMANAGPNTNGSQFFITTITTGWLDGHHVVFGKVIAGMDIVFKIEAQGRQSGVPKAKVVIVDSGEMPI, encoded by the exons ATGGCCACTAAAACGAGATTGGCTTCGGTTGCAGTGTTATGGTTTCTAGTTCTTTTTGGAACCTTAGCTATAATTCAG aatcgaTTTAGCGATGCTGGAGTTCCAGAGCCTAAGCTTAGTCAG GGTTTTGATGATGATTCAGAGGAAATTACGCATAAAGTTTACTTTGATGTTCAGATTGATGGAAAATCTGCTG GTCGAATAGTCATAGGCCTATTCGGCAAAACCGTTCCTAAAACTGCAG AGAACTTCCGTGCCCTTTGTACAG GGGAGAAAGGAGCCGGAAAGAGTGGGAAACCTCTCCATTACAAAGGGAGCACGTTTCATAGAATTATCCCAAGCTTTATGATCCAAGGTGGCGACTTTACTCGTGGCGACGGGCGAGGTGGAGAGTCAATATACGGTGAAAGGTTTGCCGATGAGAATTTCAAGCTTAAGCATGAAGGACCTG GACGGCTTTCAATGGCCAATGCTGGACCAAACACCAATGGATCACAATTCTTCATCACAACCATAACAACCGGCTG GTTGGACGGTCATCATGTTGTATTCGGCAAGGTGATCGCCGGAATGGATATTGTCTTCAAGATTGAAGCTCAAGGAAGACAAAGTGGGGTACcaaaagctaaagttgtcatTGTAGATAGTGGCGAAATGCCTATATAA
- the LOC107943760 gene encoding protein EARLY FLOWERING 4, with amino-acid sequence MANNPRNNANKKLKHHRNQDSDDFDGNPEAWATLDKNFKQVQSVLDRNRMLIQQVNDNHQSKNPDNMVKNVALIQELNGNISKVVSLYSDMSSNFSTAFHNNGHHKEG; translated from the coding sequence ATGGCCAACAACCCTAGAAACAACGCCAACAAGAAACTGAAACATCATCGGAACCAAGATTCCGACGACTTTGACGGTAACCCCGAAGCATGGGCAACGCTAGACAAGAATTTCAAGCAAGTCCAGTCGGTTTTGGACCGGAACCGGATGTTGATCCAACAGGTTAACGATAACCACCAATCGAAGAACCCCGACAACATGGTTAAGAACGTTGCATTAATTCAAGAACTTAATGGGAACATATCCAAGGTTGTCTCACTTTACTCTGATATGTCTTCCAATTTCTCCACTGCCTTTCATAACAATGGACACCACAAGGAAGGCTGA
- the LOC121207880 gene encoding protein EARLY FLOWERING 4, giving the protein MANNTNKKLKHHRNQDSDDGNPEVWATIDKSFKQVQSVLDRNRMLIQQVNENHQSKNHDNMVKNVALIQELNGNISKVVSLYSDLSSNFSTAFQQQHINEHPKEG; this is encoded by the coding sequence ATGGCCAACAACACCAACAAGAAACTGAAACATCACCGGAACCAAGATTCCGACGACGGTAACCCCGAAGTTTGGGCAACGATAGACAAGAGTTTCAAGCAAGTCCAATCGGTTTTAGATCGGAACCGGATGTTGATCCAACAAGTCAACGAGAATCATCAATCGAAGAACCACGACAACATGGTGAAGAACGTAGCATTAATTCAAGAACTTAATGGGAACATATCAAAGGTTGTTTCACTTTACTCTGATTTGTCTTCAAATTTCTCTACTGCTTTTCAGCAACAACATATCAATGAACATCCCAAAGAAGGTTGA
- the LOC107931847 gene encoding putative serine/threonine-protein kinase-like protein CCR3, translating to MTKQTFLFLVAVSFLNVFSFPSLTNALGSGSTLAVVYGTATVCAIVAAEPNQRIICYRAGGDFSSSPAVISISPNVSYSAVAGGRTNFCAIRSGGYSLLCWDTTIQSLPSKRLYNNDTVLLQSLSVGDELICATAMNNTPPVTFWRTGNNTEELPNSNLTMGKITSGFGFTCGIVLSQNRRVTCWGSNSMAAARVNQFGNMSMENIEAGANHVCGVNSEGELVCRGDNSTGQLDVPSNKGLNFASGLALGDGFSCGIRRSNGTVVCWGSMNETAIEGIQFESIVAGVNFTCGLTTRNFSIICWGPGWPELNQSSSNSSINELPLGAEILPGPCTDSSCNECGSYPLSNRLCFGSRNICRPSPCFNFTNPSPSPSSPPPPEVSRRSTTSRGLSRGLLAFAIVGSIGGFMGICTIAYCLWTGVCFGKKKVHNSVQPTITRAGSNSGPGSNSGPPSRSLTIRRQGSRSMKRQRSGTSSSKHADRAEEFSLVELAAATNNFALENKIGAGSFGIVYRGKLFDGREVAIKRGETGQKTKKFQEKETAFESELAFLSRLHHKHLVRLVGYCQERDERLLVYEYMKNGALYNHLHDKYNVEKSSSLLNSWKMRIKIALDAARGIEYLHYYAVPTIIHRDIKSSNILLDEHWTARVSDFGLSLMGPESDKDYRPMKAVGTVGYIDPEYYGLNVLTTKSDVYGLGVVMLELLTGKRAIFKNDENEGTPISLVDFAVPAIMAGELGKVLDVRVGQPEMNESEAVELMAYTAMHCVNLEGKERPTIGDIVSNLERAVTVCNGSHYDSISSGGFSIVSE from the coding sequence ATGACGAAACAAACTTTCCTTTTCCTTGTCGCCGTCAGTTTCCTTAACGTTTTCTCGTTCCCGTCGTTAACTAATGCATTGGGTTCCGGCTCTACACTCGCCGTCGTATACGGCACCGCCACCGTTTGTGCCATCGTAGCCGCGGAGCCGAATCAGCGTATTATCTGCTACCGTGCCGGTGGTGATTTCTCCTCCTCCCCTGCTGTCATCTCAATCTCCCCTAACGTCTCTTACTCAGCCGTCGCCGGTGGGCGAACTAACTTTTGCGCAATCCGGTCCGGCGGTTACAGCCTTCTCTGTTGGGACACGACCATCCAGTCTTTACCCAGTAAACGCCTCTACAATAACGACACCGTACTCCTTCAATCCCTCTCCGTCGGCGACGAACTGATTTGCGCTACAGCGATGAACAATACACCGCCGGTAACTTTTTGGAGAACGGGGAACAATACTGAAGAGTTACCCAATAGTAATCTCACAATGGGTAAAATCACATCCGGGTTCGGGTTTACATGTGGGATCGTACTGAGTCAAAACAGACGAGTAACCTGTTGGGGAAGTAACTCAATGGCGGCAGCCCGAGTTAATCAATTCGGGAACATGTCAATGGAGAACATCGAAGCTGGGGCAAACCATGTTTGTGGGGTTAACTCGGAAGGTGAGTTGGTTTGCAGAGGAGATAACTCAACGGGTCAACTCGATGTTCCTTCAAACAAAGGGTTGAACTTTGCTTCAGGGTTAGCTCTGGGTGATGGGTTTAGCTGTGGGATTAGGAGATCAAATGGTACAGTTGTTTGTTGGGGTTCTATGAATGAAACTGCCATTGAAGGGATTCAATTTGAATCCATTGTTGCTGGTGTGAATTTCACTTGTGGGTTGACAACAAGGaatttttcaataatttgttGGGGTCCTGGTTGGCCTGAGTTGAATCAGTCGAGTTCAAATTCCTCCATTAATGAGTTACCTTTGGGAGCTGAGATTTTACCAGGTCCTTGCACTGATTCTTCTTGTAATGAGTGTGGGTCATATCCTCTATCAAATAGGCTTTGTTTTGGTTCTCGTAACATTTGTAGACCATCACCCTGTTTTAACTTCACCAACCCATCCCCGTCGCCGTCATCTCCGCCGCCGCCGGAGGTTTCACGGCGGTCGACGACGTCTAGAGGGTTGAGTAGAGGGTTATTGGCTTTTGCAATAGTTGGATCAATTGGAGGTTTTATGGGGATTTGTACTATTGCTTATTGTTTATGGACAGGTGTTTGTTTTGGGAAAAAGAAGGTACATAATTCGGTCCAGCCAACAATTACTCGAGCCGGTTCAAACAGCGGTCCGGGTTCGAACAGCGGTCCGCCATCAAGGTCATTGACGATCAGACGACAAGGTTCGAGATCAATGAAGCGACAGAGAAGCGGGACATCATCATCAAAACACGCTGACAGAGCTGAGGAATTCAGCTTAGTTGAGCTCGCGGCAGCTACCAATAATTTTGCCCTTGAAAACAAGATCGGAGCCGGCAGCTTCGGCATTGTTTACCGAGGGAAATTATTCGACGGTCGTGAGGTGGCGATCAAGCGAGGCGAAACGGGTCAAAAGACGAAGAAATTCCAAGAGAAAGAGACCGCATTCGAATCGGAGTTAGCATTTTTATCCCGGCTCCATCACAAGCATTTGGTTAGGCTTGTAGGCTATTGCCAAGAGAGGGACGAAAGGCTTTTAGTTTACGAATACATGAAGAACGGCGCACTTTATAACCATTTACACGATAAATACAACGTCGAAAAATCGAGTAGTTTGTTGAATTCATGGAAAATGCGGATCAAAATCGCGTTAGATGCGGCTCGAGGGATCGAATACCTTCACTATTACGCGGTTCCGACAATAATCCATAGAGATATCAAGTCTTCCAACATATTGCTTGATGAGCATTGGACTGCAAGGGTTTCGGATTTCGGACTTTCATTAATGGGACCGGAATCTGATAAAGATTACCGGCCGATGAAAGCAGTGGGAACAGTGGGTTACATCGACCCGGAGTACTACGGCCTAAATGTACTAACAACAAAAAGCGACGTTTACGGGCTTGGAGTAGTAATGTTAGAGCTTCTAACAGGTAAAAGAGCTATATTCAAGAATGATGAAAATGAAGGGACGCCAATAAGCTTAGTCGATTTCGCGGTGCCAGCGATTATGGCGGGTGAATTGGGTAAGGTTTTGGATGTTAGAGTCGGACAGCCGGAGATGAACGAAAGCGAAGCAGTGGAGCTAATGGCGTATACTGCAATGCATTGTGTGAATTTAGAAGGGAAAGAAAGACCAACAATTGGTGACATTGTTTCTAATTTGGAAAGGGCAGTGACTGTCTGTAATGGCAGTCACTATGATAGCATCTCTAGTGGTGGATTCTCCATTGTTTCAGAgtga
- the LOC107931844 gene encoding tryptamine 5-hydroxylase — protein MDHFTPQTIFISILLLLSILYFITFLRRWLKSQSLTPPSPPSLPIIGHLHLLTDMPHHTFTKLAQKLGPVIYLQLGQVPTVIVSSPRLAGLILKTHDHVFSNRPQLVSAQYLSFNCSDVTFSPYGPYWRQARKICVTELLSSKRVNSFQLIRDEEVSRLLTTLSAHPGSEVNVSELFLSLANDILCRVAFGRRFTESVGSSNHLAAVLRETQELFAGMSVGDFFPEWEWVHSVSGYKRRLMKNLNELRRVCDEVIKEHLQRGETGIKEDFVDVLLRVQKQDNLEVPITDDNLKALVLDMFVAGTDTSAATLEWTMTELVKHPEIMKQAQEEVRAVARRTGKVIDETHLQHLHFTKSIIKEAMRLHPTVPLLVPRESMDECIIDGYKIPPKTRLLINTYAIGRDPNSWDNPLQFNPNRFQDSNIDLKDQDFRFLPFGGGRRGCPGYGFGLATVEIALARLLFHFDWELPYGIHTDDVDVDEIFGLASRKRTPLILVPTVNEGL, from the exons atggACCATTTTACCCCTCAAACCATTTTTATTTCCATCTTACTTCTACTCAGTATCCTTTACTTCATCACTTTCCTACGAAGATGGCTAAAGTCACAGTCATTAACCCCGCCTTCACCACCAAGTCTTCCGATAATCGGTCACCTTCATCTCCTTACCGACATGCCACATCATACCTTCACTAAACTCGCTCAAAAACTTGGTCCAGTAATCTACCTTCAGCTCGGTCAAGTTCCCACCGTCATCGTCTCTTCACCTCGACTCGCTGGACTCATCCTCAAAACTCATGACCATGTCTTCTCAAATCGTCCTCAACTCGTTTCAGCTCAGTACTTGTCTTTCAACTGCTCCGACGTTACATTCTCTCCTTACGGACCTTACTGGCGTCAAGCTAGAAAAATCTGTGTCACCGAGCTACTAAGCTCCAAGCGAGTCAACTCGTTTCAACTCATCCGAGATGAAGAAGTGAGTCGGTTACTAACAACGTTGTCAGCTCACCCCGGTTCAGAAGTCAACGTAAGTGAGCTTTTCTTGTCGTTAGCGAATGATATCTTATGTAGGGTGGCGTTTGGGAGGCGGTTCACGGAAAGTGTAGGATCGTCAAATCATTTGGCAGCAGTGTTGAGGGAGACACAGGAACTGTTCGCAGGGATGAGCGTAGGGGATTTTTTCCCCGAGTGGGAATGGGTTCACTCAGTGAGTGGGTATAAACGAAGGTTGATGAAGAATTTGAACGAGTTAAGACGAGTTTGTGATGAGGTAATAAAGGAGCATTTACAAAGGGGTGAAACTGGGATTAAAGAGGATTTTGTGGATGTTCTATTGAGAGTACAAAAGCAAGATAACTTGGAAGTACCCATTACTGATGATAATCTCAAGGCTCTTGTTCTG GACATGTTTGTTGCAGGAACAGATACATCAGCAGCAACCTTAGAATGGACAATGACAGAGTTAGTCAAACACCCTGAAATAATGAAGCAAGCACAAGAAGAGGTTCGAGCCGTCGCACGTCGAACCGGTAAAGTCATCGACGAAACCCATCTTCAACACCTTCACTTCACCAAATCCATTATCAAAGAGGCTATGAGACTACATCCAACGGTGCCCTTATTGGTTCCAAGAGAATCCATGGATGAATGCATTATTGATGGCTACAAAATACCACCCAAAACTCGCCTCCTTATCAACACTTATGCTATAGGAAGAGATCCCAATTCGTGGGATAATCcccttcaatttaatcccaatagATTCCAAGATTCAAACATTGATCTTAAAGATCAAGATTTTCGGTTTTTACCATTTGGTGGTGGGAGAAGAGGTTGCCCTGGTTATGGTTTCGGTCTCGCCACCGTCGAGATCGCACTTGCTCGCCTCTTGTTTCACTTTGACTGGGAATTGCCTTACGGAATTCATACTGATGATGTTGATGTTGATGAAATTTTCGGCCTTGCATCGAGGAAACGAACTCCGCTAATACTCGTCCCGACGGTAAACGAAGGACTGTGA